A stretch of DNA from Arthrobacter globiformis:
GGAAACTCGGCGCTCACCGATGGCGACCTCGCGGCTACGCGGCAGGCGCTGGACAGCGTCACCGACATGCTCAGGGTCCTGGGCATCAGCGCCGCCGCGCAGCCCGCCGTCGATGACCAGGCCACCAGTGCCCTCGGCACGCTGATTGAAGCGCAGCTCGCCGCCCGCGCCGAAGCCCGCTCAAGGAAGGACTGGGCTGCCTCCGACGCCATCCGGGACACCCTCGCAGCGGCCGGCGTTCTGGTCGAAGACAACGCCGACGGCGCCACGTGGAGCCTGCAGCGCAGCTAGCCCCGGCGGCTCAGCGCCCGCCCGGTCAACGATTTGAGGCCAGTCAGTAGACTGGAGTCCAGACTTACTCAATACAACCAAGGGTGGAATTCATGGCCAACAAAGGTCGCCCGGGCGCAGTCCGCAAGCTCAAGAAGGGGCCCACCACCGGAACCGGTGGCCACGGCCGCAAGGCTCTCGAAGGCAAGGGGCCAACCCCCAAGGCCGAGGATCGCCCGTACCACAAGGCGCACAAGAACAAGCAGCTCGCTGAGCGCTCCGCCGCCAAGCGGCCCGGCGGTGCCGGCGCCACCCGCAGTGCCGGTGCCCGATCTGGTCCGAAGGGGCGTGCCACCGAAGAAGTGGTCACCGGCCGCAACTCCGTCGTCGAAGCGCTCCGGGCCGGCATTCCGGCCAAGGCACTGCACGTTGCCATCCGCATCGAGATGGACGACCGCGTCAAGGAATCCCTGAAGATCGCCGCCGAACGGGGCATCCCGCTGCTGGAAACCGGCAAGCCCGAGCTGGACCGGATGACCGACGACGCCGTGCACCAGGGGCTCGTGCTGCAGATCCCCCCGTACGAGTACCAGGACGCCTACGACCTGGCCGAACAGACGGTTGAAGGCTGGAAGAAGGGGCACATCGCGAATGCGCCGCTCTTCGTTGCCCTCGACGGCATCACCGACCCCCGCAACCTCGGCGCGATCATCCGCTCGGTCTCGGCATTCAGCGGCCACGGCGTTATCGTCCCCGAACGCCGCTCCGTCGGCGTCACGGCCGCAGCATGGAAGACCAGCGCCGGCGCGGCCGTCCGCGTTCCGGTGGCCCGCGCCTCCAACCTGAACAACGCCATCAAGCAGTTCAAGGACATGGGCGTCTTCGTGCTGGGGCTCGACGGCGACGGCGACATCTCACTGCCGGATCTGACCGTCGCCACCGAACCCGTCTGCATCGTGGTCGGCTCCGAAGGCAAGGGCCTCAGCCGCCTCGTCCGGGAGAACTGCGACCAGATCGTCTCCATCCCGATCGACTCCGCCATGGAATCCCTGAACGCTTCCATGGCCGTCGGCATCTCGCTCTACGAGGTCTCCCGCCAGCGCTCCGCCAAGTAAGACCACCCTGTCGAGACCCGCAACGCTTCCTCACCTTTCGCAGGTAAACCGGGGACGCTTCTTCACCTTTCGCAGGAAATCCGGGGACGCTTCTTCACCTTTCGCAGGTAAACGCCAACGCTTCCGCAACCAGGTGCGGAAGCGTTGCCGTTTTAAGTGCAGGACCTGAGGGAGCGTTCCGTTTTAAGCGACAAGAGCTGAGGGAGCGTTTTTCTCTTCTAGAATTCCCGGCGGTTCGCCAGGACCGGGAGCTTGGTGCGGGCTTCCTTGACCAGATCGGGGTCCAGATCCGCGAACAGGAGGCCGGGGGCCCCGTCGAGCTCCTGGAGCACCTCACCGAAAGGCGAAATGACCGCGCTGTGCCCGACGCCCGTGGGCGCAGCGCCGCGGGGTTCGATGCCCTGGGTGGCGGGGTCGCCCTGGCCGCAGGCGAGGACGTAGGTGGTGGTGTCCACGGCACGGGCGCGGGCCAGGAGCTGCCACTGGTCCACCTTGCCGGGGCCCGAACCCCAGGAAGCGCAGACGATGTTGGCGACCGCTCCGCGATCGGCGTTGGCCGTGAACAGGGCCGGGAAACGGATGTCGTAGCAGGTGGCCAGGCCAAAGGTGAGGCCGCCGACGTCGAACGTTACGGGTCCTGTCCCGGCGTCCACGGTGTCGGACTCCAGGAATCCGAAGGCGTCGAACAGGTGTACCTTGTCATAGCTGGCGTCCACGCCCGGCCCGGTCACCAGCAGCGTGTTACGGACTTTCGCCTGCCCGCCGGAGAGCGATGAACCCGGGGTGAACATTCCGGCAATAATTACAATCCCCAACTCGCCGGCAATCGAGCGGACGCGGCCGGCCCAAGGGCCGTCCAGAGGCTCGGCGATGTCCAGCAGCGAATTGCCGAATGCGCGCATGGTGGCCTCCGGGAAAACGACGATCTCGGCGCCGCCGTCCTTAGCGCGGCGGGCGTATTCTTCGACCATGGTGAGGTTCCCGGCCACATCCCTTCCGGTGATGATCTGGGCTAATGCAATCTTCACGAAAACCTCCAGTCGGTGCGTCTTGAGAGTGTTCAGCGGTGCCGCCACAGCACGCCCGCGTAACATGCGGAGAAGATTAGCTATTTGGCTGTGACAGCTAAGCTTTAATTGATGGTAATGCCCCTTTTAGACACAGCCTTGACGGTGGATGACCCCCAGGCCTTTCCCCTCGGGGTCAGCGAAGCGCGCCAAGGTGCGGGGGGCGCGCCCGGCAGCCGCGTAAGAGTCGCCGTCTACGCGCCCGGCGTCGCGGCGCTTGAGGTGGCCTATCAGGCGCCCGGCCAAGGCTGGCGGCTCCATACCCTGTCCAGCCTCGCGAACGGCATCCACCACGGAGTGATGGACGGATTTCCCGTGGGATCCCGGTACGGCTTCCTCGCAGCTCCCAGAGGCGAAGCAACCGCCAAGGGCGACGAGGTACTGCCGCCCGCGGTTCCCACGGTTGATCTTGACGACGACGACGGCATCCGGCAACCGCTGTTGCTGGACCCCTACGGCCGGGCCGTCGATGAACGCGACGGATTCCTGACCAGCGTCAGGATGTCTTCCGACTTCGACTGGGGCTCGGACGAGAAGCCGAATACTCCGTGGCGCAACACCATCGTCTACGAGGCACACGTCCGCGGACAGAGCATGCTGCATCCGGACATCCCGCAGGCGATGCGCGGAACGTATGCCGGCATGGCCCATCCCGCGATGATCGAACACCTCACAGGCCTTGGCATCACCGCCCTGCAGTTACTGCCGGTGCATTTCCATATGGACGAGCCCCACCTCCAGAACCTCGGACTCACCAACTACTGGGGCTACAACACGGCGGCGTTCTTCGCCCCGCACCCCGCGTACGCCACCAAGGCCGCCCAGGAAGCCGGGCCGCAGGCCGTCCAGGACGAATTCAAGGGAATGGTCAAGCTGCTGCATGCAGCCGGCATCGAGGTCATCCTCGACGTCGTCTACAACCACACGGCCGAAGGCGGGCCGGACGGGACCACCCTAAGCTTTCGGGGGCTGGGCGAGCAAAAGTACTACCGCACTGACGGCAACGGAAAATACATCGACACTACGGGCTGCGGCAACACGCTCAACTTCGGCGAGCCCCGCGTTGTCCAGATGGTGCTGGACTCGCTGCGGTACTGGGTGGACGAATTCCATATCGACGGCTTCCGCTTCGACCTTGCCGTCACGCTCTGCCGGAACGCAGCCAACGAGTTCGATCCCCGTCACCCCTTCCTCGCGGCGGTCGCCGCCGATCCGGAGCTGTCGCGCGTCAAGCTGATCGCGGAACCGTGGGACGTGGGCTACGGCGGCTGGCAGACCGGACGTTTCCCCGTCGGCTGGGTCGATTGGAACGATCACTACCGGGACGCCGTCCGCTCCTTCTGGCTGGCCGACCGTGCCGCTCTCGACAACGGCGGCCGGGGCGGATCCGTGGCCCGGCTGGCCGACGCCCTGTCCGGGTCGGCAAGCCTGTTCGAACCGTCGGGCCGTTCCAGGCTGGCCTCGCTGAATTTCATCACCTCCCACGACGGCTTCACGATGACCGACCTCGTCTCCTACGACCGCAAGCACAACGAGGCGAACGGGGAACAGAACCGGGACGGGCACGGCGACAACCGCAGCTACAACCACGGCTTCGAAGGGCGCACCGAGGACGAGGGCATTCTGACGCGCCGCGCCCAGAGCAAACGCAACCTCATGGCCTCGCTCATGATCTCCCTCGGCGTCCCCATGATCACGGCCGGGGACGAACTCGGCCGCACCCAGCAGGGCAACAACAACGCGTACTGCCAGGACAACCCGCTCACCTGGATTGACTGGACCAGCACGCCGGAATCCCATGCCATGCTCCGCAGCACCAAGCGTGTCATCCGGCTTCGCAACGAGTTCCTGGCCGCCCAGCCGCACGACTATCCGGTCCGCGACGCCCGCTCCTACCTGTACTGGTACGACCGGACCGGGCAGCCCATGTCCATGGAACGGTGGAACGACAACGGGAACCGGGTGGTTCAGCTGCTCCTCGGCTCCGACGACGGGCACGTGGCCGGGCTCATCGTGGTCAACGGCGGCCCTGAGGACATTGAGGTCACCCTTCCGCAGGTCACCAACGACGACGGCACCGGCAAGCGGCTGTTCGATCTGCGCCTCACCACGTCCGAGCTGCACGACCGGCGCCAGGGAGCCCTCGTGGCGTCCGGCGAGCCTGACGAGGTGCAGGCCCACACCATCAACATTTACCGCACATAGGCTACGGGGAATCAGGCATGCGCAGGCGTTGGACTGTCGGAACGCTGCTGCTGGGGCTTGCCGTGGCTGCCCTTGTGGTCGTCAATCTTTTCATCCCACCGGGCGGCACGCCGCCCGCCGCGCGACCGCAGGGAACGACGACGGCGGCACCCACGTATGCGACGTCGGCACCCGCCGCTGCACCGTCGTCGGACGCCAAGGCCACCGGAGTGCCGAACGCGTCCGGACTGCCCGCTATCCGGGAGTCGCAGCTTCCGACTGAAGGCCGGCGGACCCTTGCCCTGATCCGGAAGGGCGGCCCTTACCCGTACAGCCGCGACGGCGTGACGTTCGGCAACTTCGAACGCATCCTGCCCCGCCAGGCCAGCGGGTACTACAAGGAGTACACGGTTCCTACCCCGGGCGAGTCGGACCGCGGAGCCCGCAGAATCGTGGCAGGACAGTCCGGCGACAAGTACTACACACCGGACCACTACGAATCGTTCAAGTTCATAGCAGAAGGCAAATAGCACCATGAAGATCTACTCCGGCGACACCTGGACCCTCGAGGAACTCCGCGACCAGGTTGTGGACGCCGGCCGCCGCAGCCTGCTGGTCCCGGCCGCCGACTCCAAGAAGGCTGTGCTCGCCGCCTTCGGCGAGGCCCTGGACTTTCCGGAGCATTTCGGCGTGAACCTGGACGCGCTCAACGACTCACTGCACGACTTCGCGGACGCCATTTCCGATGACGGCGCGGAGCCCCTGACGGTGATCTGGGAGGTTCCCGCAGCCTTCCGCGGCGACCGCTCCTTCGGCATCATCTGCGAGATCCTCCAGGACGCCGAGGCCTACGCCGGCAAGGACCTCGCAGTCATCGCGGTATTGCTATAACCCGCCTGGGCCCACGCCGTCAGGGTTCCCTGGCCGAGCTTGCGAGGCTAGGGAGACGGTGGGGACTACGCGTTGACGATCAGGCCCAGCTCGGCCCTGGACGCGAGGGCGTCGTGCTTGGGGAGCACCCTCACGGTGTAACCGAAGGACCCGGAGCGGTCGATGACGATGGACCCGGCGAAGAGGTAGCGGCCGTTGCCGAGCTCCTCCTTGGCCTCCAGCTCCACCATCGTCACATTGGCCAGTTCGTCGCTCTCGGCTGCCTGCCCGTACGCCACCTCCACTGCCACGTCCTGCGGAGACAGGTTGTGCAGTCCCACGTAGGCGTGGACCTGGAGGGTGTCGCCGATTTGCGGGTCCTCGGAGACGCCCAGCGAGTCCACGTGCTCCACGTGCAGCTGCGGCCATGCCGCGCGGACCTTGGCGACCCATGCCGCCAGTGCCTTGGCCTGGGCGTAGGAGCCTGCGACCGCCTCGCGTCCCGAAACCGCGGCGGGCCGGTACAGGACGTTGACGTAGTCCTGCAGCATCCGCTCGGCCGAGACCGCCGGGCCGAGATGCGCCAGCGTGTGCTTGATCATGGCGACCCAGTGCGTGGGGATCTTCTCGTGGCCGGACTCCGACGGCCCGGCGGCGCCGGCCGCTTCGGACACGGTGTTGCCGTAGAACCGGGGCGCAACCTGGGTCTCGAGCAGCTCGTACAGCGCCGCGGCCTCGATGTCGTCCCGCTCGTCGGCGGAAGCGCCGTTGTTGGCGGTCGGGATCGCCCAGCCGTTTTCGCCGTCGTACATCTCATCCCACCAGCCGTCCAGGACGGACAGGTTCAGGGACCCGTTGATCGCGGCCTTCATGCCTGAGGTGCCGCAGGCTTCGAGCGGCCGCAGCGGGTTGTTCAGCCAGACGTCGCAGCCGGGGAACAGCGTGCGGGCCATGGCGATGTCGTAGTTCGGGAGGAAGACGATGCGGTGCCGGACCGCGGGATCGTCGGTGAAGCGGACCAGGTCCTGGATCATCTTCTTGCCGGCGTCGTCCGCCGGGTGGGACTTGCCCGCGATGACCAGCTGGATGGGGTGTTCCTTGTGCAGCAGCAGTGCCTTGAGGCGCTCCGGGTCCCGCAGCATGAGGGTCAGCCGCTTGTAAGTGGGCACGCGCCGGGCGAACCCGATGGTCAGGACGTCCGGGTCCAGCACCGAATCGGTCCAGGCCAGCTCGGCATCGGCAGCACCGCGCTTCTTCCACGCAGCCCGTAGCCGGCGCCGCACGTCCTCCACGAGCGAGACGCGCATCTCGCGCCGGAGCGCCCAGACCTCGGCGTCGGAGACGCTGTAGGCGAGGTCCCACCGGCCCATCACCTCGGCTTCGGGCCCAAACCGCTCCCGGGCGAGCTTCGAGATGCGGGGATCCACCCAGGTGGGGACGTGCACGCCGTTGGTCACGGAGGTGATGGGCACCTCCGAGTGGTCGAATCCCGGCCACAGTGCAGAGAACATGCCGCGAGAGACTTCGCCGTGGAGCTTGGCAACGCCGTTGGCCCGCTGTGCCAAGCGCAGGCCCATCACGGCCATGTTGAACACGAAGGGGTTGCCCTCGTTGAAGTTCTCCCGGCCCAGGTCAAGGATGCGCGACGTGGGAACGTCGGGCGCCAGCCCGGCTTCGAAAAAGTGCTGGATCTGCGCTGCCTCGAAACGGTCGATGCCGGCCGGAACAGGCGTGTGGGTGGTGAACACGGTGGACGAGCGTCCGGCGGCGAGGGCCTCGTCGAAGGTGAGCGCCTGCTCGCCGGCCATCAGCTCCTGGATCCGTTCGATGCCAAGGAAGCCGGCGTGGCCCTCATTCGTGTGGAACACCTCGGGCGCGGGCGTGCCGGTGAGCTTCTGGTAGGCGCGCAGCGCCTTGACCCCGCCCATGCCCAGCAGCAGTTCCTGCTGCAGCCGATGGTCGCCGCCGCCGCCGTAAAGGCGGTCCGTGATGCTCCGGGCGGCGTCGTCGTTTCCGGGGACGTTCGAGTCCAGCAGCAGGAGGGGAACGCGTCCGACGTCGGCACGCCAGATGTGTGCCGCAAGGTGCCGCCCGTTGGGCAGCGGCAGGGATATTTCCAGCGGCTTGCCGTTGCCGTCCGCGGCGGGTTCGCGCAGCAGCGTGAGGGGCAGGCCGTCGGGATCGATGACCGGGTAGGTCTCCTGCTGCCAGGCGTCCCGGGAGAGTGACTGCTTGAAGTAGCCGGCCTGGTAGAGCAGGCCGACGCCGATCAGCGGCACGCCGAGGTCGGAGGCGGCCTTCAGATGGTCGCCGGCGAGGATGCCGAGGCCGCCCGAATACTGCGGCAGGACTTCGGTGATGCCGAATTCGGGGGAGAAGTAGGCAATGGAGGCCGGGGCGTCGCTGCCCAGGCCCTGGTACCAGCGGGGTTCGGTGAGGTACCGGTCCAGGTCCGCGGCTGCCGCCTGCACCCTGGCCACCACGTCCTGGTCCGTCGCGAGCCGGTGCATGTCTTCGCGGCCCACCAGGCCCAGGAAGCTGACCGGGTCATTGCCGCACTGGGCCCAGACACGCGGGTTCAGGCTTTCGAACAGTTCCCGGGTGGGCCGGTGCCAGGACCAGCGGAGGTTGGTCGCCAACCGGGCCAGCGGCCGGATCGGCTCCGGAAGAACGGTACGGACTGTAAATCTGCGGATTGCCTTCACCTGCGCCACACTAACCGACTAGGTGAACGGCAGGAACCGGTTTTGATTACTTTCCGGTAAATGACGAATCGCTTCATTAATTAAGTTCGCAGGCTTAGCAATCCGCCCCATTTCTCGCTAACGTCGAGCTTGTGACGACAAACACGCGAACCAGCGCCCCAGCAAAGCAAAAGCCGAAAGTTTCGATCACGGAAGGCCTTCGGTTTGGCCGTTTCCCGATCACGGACGTTCAGCCTGTTGTCGAAGGGGGGAAGTTCCCGGCCAAGGCGCTGCCCGGTGAAGGAATCGTGGTCAGCGCCAGGTCC
This window harbors:
- the glgP gene encoding alpha-glucan family phosphorylase → MKAIRRFTVRTVLPEPIRPLARLATNLRWSWHRPTRELFESLNPRVWAQCGNDPVSFLGLVGREDMHRLATDQDVVARVQAAAADLDRYLTEPRWYQGLGSDAPASIAYFSPEFGITEVLPQYSGGLGILAGDHLKAASDLGVPLIGVGLLYQAGYFKQSLSRDAWQQETYPVIDPDGLPLTLLREPAADGNGKPLEISLPLPNGRHLAAHIWRADVGRVPLLLLDSNVPGNDDAARSITDRLYGGGGDHRLQQELLLGMGGVKALRAYQKLTGTPAPEVFHTNEGHAGFLGIERIQELMAGEQALTFDEALAAGRSSTVFTTHTPVPAGIDRFEAAQIQHFFEAGLAPDVPTSRILDLGRENFNEGNPFVFNMAVMGLRLAQRANGVAKLHGEVSRGMFSALWPGFDHSEVPITSVTNGVHVPTWVDPRISKLARERFGPEAEVMGRWDLAYSVSDAEVWALRREMRVSLVEDVRRRLRAAWKKRGAADAELAWTDSVLDPDVLTIGFARRVPTYKRLTLMLRDPERLKALLLHKEHPIQLVIAGKSHPADDAGKKMIQDLVRFTDDPAVRHRIVFLPNYDIAMARTLFPGCDVWLNNPLRPLEACGTSGMKAAINGSLNLSVLDGWWDEMYDGENGWAIPTANNGASADERDDIEAAALYELLETQVAPRFYGNTVSEAAGAAGPSESGHEKIPTHWVAMIKHTLAHLGPAVSAERMLQDYVNVLYRPAAVSGREAVAGSYAQAKALAAWVAKVRAAWPQLHVEHVDSLGVSEDPQIGDTLQVHAYVGLHNLSPQDVAVEVAYGQAAESDELANVTMVELEAKEELGNGRYLFAGSIVIDRSGSFGYTVRVLPKHDALASRAELGLIVNA
- a CDS encoding ribonuclease domain-containing protein; the encoded protein is MRRRWTVGTLLLGLAVAALVVVNLFIPPGGTPPAARPQGTTTAAPTYATSAPAAAPSSDAKATGVPNASGLPAIRESQLPTEGRRTLALIRKGGPYPYSRDGVTFGNFERILPRQASGYYKEYTVPTPGESDRGARRIVAGQSGDKYYTPDHYESFKFIAEGK
- a CDS encoding carbon-nitrogen hydrolase family protein, with protein sequence MKIALAQIITGRDVAGNLTMVEEYARRAKDGGAEIVVFPEATMRAFGNSLLDIAEPLDGPWAGRVRSIAGELGIVIIAGMFTPGSSLSGGQAKVRNTLLVTGPGVDASYDKVHLFDAFGFLESDTVDAGTGPVTFDVGGLTFGLATCYDIRFPALFTANADRGAVANIVCASWGSGPGKVDQWQLLARARAVDTTTYVLACGQGDPATQGIEPRGAAPTGVGHSAVISPFGEVLQELDGAPGLLFADLDPDLVKEARTKLPVLANRREF
- the rlmB gene encoding 23S rRNA (guanosine(2251)-2'-O)-methyltransferase RlmB encodes the protein MANKGRPGAVRKLKKGPTTGTGGHGRKALEGKGPTPKAEDRPYHKAHKNKQLAERSAAKRPGGAGATRSAGARSGPKGRATEEVVTGRNSVVEALRAGIPAKALHVAIRIEMDDRVKESLKIAAERGIPLLETGKPELDRMTDDAVHQGLVLQIPPYEYQDAYDLAEQTVEGWKKGHIANAPLFVALDGITDPRNLGAIIRSVSAFSGHGVIVPERRSVGVTAAAWKTSAGAAVRVPVARASNLNNAIKQFKDMGVFVLGLDGDGDISLPDLTVATEPVCIVVGSEGKGLSRLVRENCDQIVSIPIDSAMESLNASMAVGISLYEVSRQRSAK
- the glgX gene encoding glycogen debranching protein GlgX; translated protein: MVMPLLDTALTVDDPQAFPLGVSEARQGAGGAPGSRVRVAVYAPGVAALEVAYQAPGQGWRLHTLSSLANGIHHGVMDGFPVGSRYGFLAAPRGEATAKGDEVLPPAVPTVDLDDDDGIRQPLLLDPYGRAVDERDGFLTSVRMSSDFDWGSDEKPNTPWRNTIVYEAHVRGQSMLHPDIPQAMRGTYAGMAHPAMIEHLTGLGITALQLLPVHFHMDEPHLQNLGLTNYWGYNTAAFFAPHPAYATKAAQEAGPQAVQDEFKGMVKLLHAAGIEVILDVVYNHTAEGGPDGTTLSFRGLGEQKYYRTDGNGKYIDTTGCGNTLNFGEPRVVQMVLDSLRYWVDEFHIDGFRFDLAVTLCRNAANEFDPRHPFLAAVAADPELSRVKLIAEPWDVGYGGWQTGRFPVGWVDWNDHYRDAVRSFWLADRAALDNGGRGGSVARLADALSGSASLFEPSGRSRLASLNFITSHDGFTMTDLVSYDRKHNEANGEQNRDGHGDNRSYNHGFEGRTEDEGILTRRAQSKRNLMASLMISLGVPMITAGDELGRTQQGNNNAYCQDNPLTWIDWTSTPESHAMLRSTKRVIRLRNEFLAAQPHDYPVRDARSYLYWYDRTGQPMSMERWNDNGNRVVQLLLGSDDGHVAGLIVVNGGPEDIEVTLPQVTNDDGTGKRLFDLRLTTSELHDRRQGALVASGEPDEVQAHTINIYRT
- a CDS encoding barstar family protein, whose product is MKIYSGDTWTLEELRDQVVDAGRRSLLVPAADSKKAVLAAFGEALDFPEHFGVNLDALNDSLHDFADAISDDGAEPLTVIWEVPAAFRGDRSFGIICEILQDAEAYAGKDLAVIAVLL